From the genome of Onychomys torridus chromosome 14, mOncTor1.1, whole genome shotgun sequence:
GCTGAAGAAAGTCTGATTTCCCAGCTTCCACGTCCTGCAATCTAGCCTGCAACTTGCCACTTTGTATACCCCATTGACATGATAGATTCTTACCCTTCCAGAACTCTAAGCCAAAATAGACTTTTTCCCTCATAAGTCACTTTGGTCAAGGTGTGTTATCACAGTAACAAAGAAATAGCTAATATATTTACCTATTGAATTCATAAAAATGGTTTTATTGGGCAAAGCAAACACAAGCTAGTCAAATAATGGGGTTTAACCTAACTTAACAATATAGCTACAATTTCCTAGAACCATTTCTTACCTGAGTTATAGAAGGAAATCTGTAGCTGGTCTACTTCAGCAAAATGGCCTGTTCACGTCTACTCTGGTGATACCACATTTTGTGTTACTACCTCCAGCATCACAGATCCTCATGAGAATCAAAAGCAAGACCGTGTGTATTTGGAGGGAAGGAATGTTTGGAATTACTTTCAACTATGTATTGAGTAAAATAAATCACCCATATGTCTCAAAATATACACAGGGACAAATATGCTTCAGAAGAACTTCCAATGTTATTGAATAAGGTCAAGAAATAGAAgtggaaacatttaaaaatgaaaatactaacATGTTTACAGAAACATGACAGACAATAAAAGGTGATTAAACAGTAGAGTAAAAATTATCTTGCTTTTGAAATGGTATTTGTATCTTTTATCCATTCTGtataaattttgattttcttactttatattttgatttcaaTATTTTCATAAGTACTGTAGTGTCTGAAACAAAGACACCTATTTTTGATCATAAATAaacattgcattttctttttaacttatgAGGCTCTTTTCCTGCTATTAAATAACAATGATTTTGAAAAAGTAAAGTTTGATGTTTATTTAAACCTtgaatttatctttttcttatttgtcaTATTTGTCAAATGTATTTCCATAACATTTTAGGCAACTAAGTAAATTTTTATTAGTTAGATACTTGActgactttttttgtgtgtgtgggggtgggtagtttcgagacagggtttctctgtgtagctttgcgcctttcctggatctcactctgtagctcaggctggccttgactcacaaagatctgcctggctctgcctccctagtgctgggattaaaggcatgcgccaccaccgcctggcttgactttctatatatttcaatttcttttctctatgACCCAGTACCTGACAGAAAGTAACTTAGGAGAGGGAAGGGTTATTGTGCATTTGGGTTTGAAGATTGGATTTCCCCAACTAGACAGATCAGAAAGGAAAATACTGCCACTCAGCCATTCATTTAATTATCTCCTTTAATTCAATAGAAGAACAAAGTCCCAGAATTGAGATGCCCAAAATCAAGATTGTGCTTCCTCGATAACCTGTCGCGGAGGCCCCTCAGTTCCACGTCCAGCTTCCCGGCTCCCCCAGGATGCGCTGAACCCCGCAACGCCTTATGCTGCGGCCGGCTCCCGTCAGAGGTGTGAATGACAGAGGTGGTGCCTTCCAGCGCCCTCAGTGAGGTCAGCCTGCGCCTCCTCTGCCATGATGACATAGACACCGTGAAGCACCTGTGTGTCAACTGGTTCCCCATTGAGTACCCAGACTCATGGTATCCTGACATCACATCCACCAAGAAGTTCTTCTCTCTTGCTGCAACCTACAGAGGTGCCTTCGTGGAAATGATAGTAGCTGAGATAAAGAATAGGAGCAAGATACATAAAGAGGATGGAGATATTCTAGCCTCCAGCTTCTCTGTGGACACACAAGTTGCGTACATTCTAAGTCTGGGAGTGGTGAAAGAATTCAGAAAACACGGCATAGGACCACTGCAAAGCCACCAGGCCTGGTGCTATGCTGGCTCAGGAGAAGAGTGTATGCCTGGTCTTCAACAGgctctccttcctgcttctggAAACTTCTCCCTCCACCTGGAGCCCTTGTCATGCCTCCATGCACTGGCACCATCCCAATGGCCTGGCAGGTGTTGGCTACATTCACTGGAAAAGggcttctcctctgcctcctgctcatTCATCTTTCCTACAGAATGGACTGAACTTTGCTGTGAAAAGAATATGGACATCTTTGACACCAAAGACATAGGAACCTTAGAATAAAGAGGCACAGCAAAGACAATgccaggttttatttttttatttttattttttatttttaataggaaTGCCCTAAAGAAgcttaggctgggtggtggtggtgcacgcctttaatctcagcacttgggaggcagaggcaggcggatctctgtgagttcgaggccagcctggtctacaaaggtgcaaaaccacacagaaaaaccctgtctcaaaaaacaaacaacaaaaaaaagaagaaggaggaggaggaggaggaggaggaggaggagaaggaggagaagaagaagaagaagaagaagaaagaaagaaagaaagaaagaaagaaagaaagaaagaaagaaagaaagaaagaagaaagaagaaagcagcagcagcagcagcttagACAGTGGGAGCAGTTTTTCATGAAAGGCTGGAGACAGGGGAGAAAGAGTGGGACTGGCCCTTCACAAGAATATAAGCTTCAGGAGTCAGCCCTCTCCATAGACAGTTAGATGGACGGCTCCTTGTTCCTCAGGCCTCCTGCTCCCTGTTTCCTGTTGTCCAGAAGGATCATCCTGCCTGTCAAATCTGGCATATTCCATATAGCTGACCTGCGCTGGGAGCTGGGCCAATAACTGGGAGCTGTTGGCTTCTGGGTTCCTTCCTTGCTCATCCTTCTAGAAGCTGAAGCTTCAAGGACTGGCCAAATGCAGACAGGGGGATGCTGAGCTCTGCATTGGGCATCTATGCTACTGTGGACCCATGAGACTTGGCCCCCGGAACAGAGGGCAGTTGGTGCCTGTGGACCTGCAGCCCTGAGGCAGAGGCTCTTGTCAGTGTTGTGAACTGAACCTGCAGCGTCCCTCCCTTgtgcctccagagtcctgccCTGTATTGCTGCAGTATCACAGGTGCCATTGCAGGGCGTCCTCACAGCCCCTCACTGTGCCAGACTGATTAGCAACAGCTCTATTGACAGGCTTCCCTCCCTAAGCATCTCCTGGATTAGGGCTCTCAGGCCCTAGAACCAGCCCAAGGCTGCTTGGCCTCAGAGAGGGAAGGGTCCTCACAAATCAGGAAGGCCAAGCCAGGAGGAGCATTCCCCTTTCTCGACAGAACTGGCCAGCAGGTGGCTGGGGGTCCTGACTGGTTTTGGTTGTGCGCTGAGGCCCATCCCCGTGTTCCCTCCCTTTTCAGTCAGTGGTGGTCATGTGATTTTCATTTCTGCCCTGTGTGGTCAAGCAAGAGTCTTCCAGAAGGTTCTGACTTGGATATTCTTAAATCCAGCTCAAAGTCCTCGActtgtctttcctccctcctgtcccctaATTACTGCAGTGTGCAGCCCAGTGTTGAACAAATTGTAGTGCGTAGTCTcattacaaacaaataaataatttcactcattaaaaaaaaaaaaaaaaagattgtgctTCCTCTCTCTGATATTCCTCTCTGGAAAAACCCCTGAAGTAGACACCAAAAATATTTCTCACTAATGCTTTAGATGTTTCCAAATCCGATCAAGATGATAATTGGCATTAACCATTCAACTCTCACATCTTCAATATAATCATTTACTTAATTTAACTAAACTTTTAGACATGTGTAACCTTAATGTGGAAATAGCAGATTTTATAGTTggttttaatgtaaaatttcagCTATTTATATAGCAATATTTTCACTCTGAATTCATAAATTACctcatattttaatattcaaattaaaatacTAAATCATAAATGATTAAAATGTTAATCCACACTACTCTCCATGTTATAAAAATAATCCAGTTTTAATAATATTGTTATCTTGATGgcttctttgaaattttatattatcTACATTCTCCATGGTTCTCTTAAAGCCACACTGATTTTTCAGTGGTCAGCATTACAGTCATATCAAGGTCACATAGTctgatttttattgattttcaaatCTCAGCTACTAAGGAAACCACAAGAATTGATTTCCTTTAGGTTTCCATCTTTACTTAAAAGAAGCATGATTGCAGATTCTCTCAAGTGTAACGAGAAAACTGATGTAATGGCAGTGAGCAGAAAGAGTAGGGCTGGTCCAACATGGACTTGGATTATGCTGTTCAAATATAAATAAGGTGAAAGCTCACTGCTACAGCGCCTGTTGGTTAgattataagaaataaatgtcaTCAGTCATTTGTATCCTATGAATTTAAAGGAATCATCATAAATTTATCATTTAGACAGGTGAACATTTTGCCTAAGGGAAATCTTCTTGTCACTTGAATAGCATTAGAAATCTAACATTTGCAGATCATTTTTAACTGACCTCTTCAACAGACATATGTTTCATAATCTCTAAATTATGTCTGCATTTCAGtaaatatgttatttttctgtttcaaaacTTTATATTAACTTGGTACATGAACTTTACATTTCCTGTGCTTTGGAATAAGTAAAGGTATCAAAAAATATGCCATGAGGCAAATATCTGCAGAGTTGGATTGCTTTATACACAAGGACATGGTACTGGCCTAAGTAAAAAGACTTAGGAACCTGCACCGATCACTGCCCCAGTTTCTGGTCAGTAGGGAAGATTCCTATGGTCTGGGTCCCTCACCAAAACTCCCCACCAGACCCTGAAATCTACAAGAACCACGTCCTACCTCAAACATACCCATCTGCTTACTATGCTAGTAGCTTCCTGAGACAAAGAATCTGTAaac
Proteins encoded in this window:
- the LOC118595241 gene encoding N-alpha-acetyltransferase 60-like, translating into MTEVVPSSALSEVSLRLLCHDDIDTVKHLCVNWFPIEYPDSWYPDITSTKKFFSLAATYRGAFVEMIVAEIKNRSKIHKEDGDILASSFSVDTQVAYILSLGVVKEFRKHGIGPLQSHQAWCYAGSGEECMPGLQQALLPASGNFSLHLEPLSCLHALAPSQWPGRCWLHSLEKGFSSASCSFIFPTEWTELCCEKNMDIFDTKDIGTLE